CATTAAGAAGCTCAGTGAGACATttacgcagcgctgtggagataggtctgccAGTGCGAGACAAGACGTACAAATCACTTGACTCCTTGTGAAACACATCTgagtttcacttttttaaatgaagtcacgcattgtaatttatttgttttattttaagtaCAACCTTTGACAACAGgtacgattacattttcttctttttacatTCAATACATCGTAATGATTGACATGGTTAAATTGTagtgtatttacattttaacaagaTTAGTCCTATGATACAGGAACACAATCTAGTTCTGTTCACAAAGAAAGTGCTGGTAGAAGTTTAGAAAAGGAGACACAGTAGCTCTACTCATCCTCATACCTGTAACAAAAGCGAGAATACATTCATGTCAGAATTGTTGTACAACAGTAAATGTAAGATTAAAACATTGCAACCAAAATTTAGAAAAACTACAGCACACATGTCCTTGAAGCTCAGTGTCTAATGACAGaatattacttttttcttcttttttaaagaaaattttcAGTAGGACAAAAGTAATTGGAAAGAGGTGATGGGTGACGGCTGTCTCTGGTGAAATTCAACCCTGATAGCAGGAACACATGGTGGTACAATGGAGGTAATTAAAGTTCTCACCTGACCATCTCCTTGTACTTGTTCAGAGCCTCCTGGGCCACATACTGGATGAAGGCTGGGTCCTGCAGCTGCAGCGCCCCAGGAACAGAGAGGAGAATTGGGGGAGAGTTCAGGATGTGTACCTCCACCTTGGTCTCAGTCACAGATGCATTCAGTTCGTCCTGGCTCTTTGGCGCCACCTGCAGAGTGGAAAAAGtcctaatctttttttttccaccaaccAATGTCAATTTCCATTATTGAATGTTGACTAAAACGACCCTCACCTATCTAAAACATATGTTCCTCTCCACTTGgcctttgtttattttatattttaaggatttgtatttgtaatgtgTAAAGGTTCCCAAGTTTGATTCATTCATCACGGACAGAGTTGAAAAATGTGGACAtatcctttaaaaatgtatcaaatgtaaatatttactCCCTGAagacttttttctctctcactgttATAAACATACACACTGTTAATCTGCATTTTCATTAATTTCCTTCACTCCGCCTCACCATGGTGATTCGGAAGATGTTTTCAGTAGAGCTGCTGTTGCTCACAGCCGGAGCCACCCAGCTGAACTCGGACGCCATGGTGCTAAGCCAGTTGACAGTTTCATCAGTGTGGTGCTGGACAATAGACAAGATCTCGTCAAACTGCTCTTTGGACACATCCAGCAGCTGGGAAACCTCATCCAGCTCGACATGCAGCTCCCGAACACTGGGGCACTCTTgagacaggaggaggaagaggagcggtCAGATGAGCTACTGTATGATGTCAGCTGAGGTAAACACAAACTGtgagggtggtggtggtgcttcACCTGTGAGCAAGGCTCCCTGGCAGGCCTCACACTGGTTCTGCAGCTGCCAGCACTCTGAGGTCTGTTTGCGAAGGTCTCGGCACAACTTCCTGTTTTGCAGGAAACGGGGGAAAATGTCCCTCGCTACACCAAAGAGAAAAGTGTTTTAACAATTACATTAGTGTTTTCGTTGATTGGCGTTGTGTTAAGATGTTTATTGTTACATCTAAGTATTAGTGAAAAGCAACAAATAGCATCTCTGTAACATACGTTTCAAATATGAAAAGTCACTGCATCTAAACTCTGGTTTTGGTGTAATATGTCTTAACTTGTAACTGTTTTTAAGATTGCAGTTGCTCTAACCCAGCAGTTCACCACTATGTGCCGCTGAAGCCAAATACTTTGCAGGTTTTCATTCCACCCAATCATGGCAGCTGCTGATATTATAAATTCACACATACGACCAGAGAAATCCAAacaaagtcctccaaaccatacgacgataaAGGTTTATTCCTACCATTGATGTAGagattcctaccctctaatacgacccacaggagcgttttccgtcctcatctaaaccagagaacgcgGTATTAAACACGTAATATGGTCACAGTTTGGTAAGGTTTCGGCatccaaaactacttagttaagtttagaaaaacattgtggtttgggttcaaatcagacgttacttcacttccggttaaacgacctatgggagcgtttttcaggggaggacagtctcgagAAAACAATAGTTGTAGTATTTTTCAGCAATTTTTGTTCTTACTGGCACCAACTGACTGCTGCCCCACACtacctttcttcttctcttcctctacTGCCTCATGGATGTCATCAAACACCTGGGTCACCACAGCTCCAAACTCCTCCACCACACTCTTGCCAAAGTCGAAGAAGGAGTCCAGCACATCCTCCAGTCCCACCCCCTGCAGGAAGCCTGAGTCCCGGCTGGGGTTATAGGGGTCAGCGGTGGTCTCCTCCGTCAGGATGTTGCTGTTGTTCAGAAAGGACTTCTGGAGGACTTTGTCCAGTCTGCTGCTCATCCTGGAGACCAGGGCGATGCTGCGGTTCACCAGCATGCCCACCCTGCTGGTCAGGCGGTTGAAAGAATCCTCAATGCGGTCAACCTCAGTGTCGGTTTGGTCAGGGCCCTGATTCACCAGGATGTCCCCTGAATCCATGCTAGGCTCACGGGGGCCAAAGCGCCTGGACACTCTGCGGAAGAAGTTCTCCACCTACAGTGTGAAAGGTAATGGAGTTTATTTAACTACTGTTTAAGAATGGGGCTGCTAACCAAGATGATTACTGGGGATCAACATAAGAAGAATACAATTCTGCAACACACAATTAttgaaactttttaaaaatttatttttttacttttcttgttAAATAGTTCTTCCTCTTCAGACCTCCAAAAACTATTCAAATGAAATATACTGTGAGGCAAATGAAACAGTCTGTGTTTAGTGTTCACAACCAATAGACGTGACGAGGggtcaaaataagacattttaagggaaaaaaagtttgggaactgGTCTAAAAGAAAATTATGattgcaaaagaaaatgttaatagAAATTAAAATGTACATAGGCGCAGCCATATTTAATTATTACTTGTGCTACTGTTATTCATTACAAATGCATACAGGTCATTTCAGTCATTAACACATGTTCCTTCATCTTATGTGTTGATGTAGTCTTTGCCTGAAATAGACCGCAAGACGATGGCACCAACTAAGCCAACCAATTTGATTCCAAAAAAGGTCATGTTTCAACCTGGGACCATAGACCTACACTTTTGTTATTCTTGGCAATGTTGTTCAAATGTTTGAAAGTTAGAGTAAGAAagtcagtgctgtagttttcaTACCTTGGCATGGAAAGCGCCAAATCCCCTGCGGCAGGTGGAGGTGTAGAAGGATTTGCATGCATCCTTCAGACAGGGTCTGCACTCCTCCCACTCCGACTGCAGGGAGTCTTTACACtgctcctctgcctcctccagcTTCTCGGTCACCTCCTTAGCCAGTTGGTCTGCCCCCTGATGGCAGACAGGAAGCATTTTCTATTTGCttgcttttctttctgttcGCCTTTCTTTCATAGGAAAGGTTAACATTGGTTTTACCTTCTTCTTGTCACTGCTGTGTCGGAGCGACTTCATGAGGTGTCCGTGCTTCTGCTCGTTCCTCCACATCACCTCCCTCATCTGCTTCACCCCGTACAGAGCTCTCCGCACCTCCTCATCCACCAGTTTCTCGCCATTCAGCGACAGCTCTGAGATAAGGAGAAAAGAACCTGGGTGAGATGAACACTCAAATTGACACAGTATTCACAGACAAAACTGGAAAAACGATTGACTCTTCATTGTGATTTATATGGCACTGGacaaaatttaaaacagctgtaaaaaataaataaataaaaaataaaaagtctacGAAATGagtgtatttactgtatatttcagaaaaaaaactccaacACAGATTTTTTGCTGTTGGACTGCTGATCAAATTCTGGTGCAAGACATCACACGTTTGCTTAAAAGTAATTCAAGTAAAATAAAGATACATTTAGATTAATCTGTGCTGACCATCGTGCTGACTCACGTTTTAAGGTGTCTTCCGAGACGCCTCTGGGTTGATCCTCTGGGGCAGAATAAAGGACCCCCAGCGTCACCACCAGAACAACCAAACCGAGCAGAAGCTTCATTCTTGAGCTCAGTGTCTTAGAAGGTAAAAAAACTCAGTCTGAAAGGACACGACAGGTGAGGTTATGACGGGTACAGAACACATTTACCTTATGATCACACGTACACAGAATGTGTTTCAatatggaaagaaaaacaacaggtGCTAGCTAATCTGATCCAGGAAGCTAATAGGATTTGAGCCTGAGCATGATTGAACATCAGCTATCTTACTGTACATGGTCATAAGTAGGTCTGCCACTTGGCGGTGCTACACATCTGTCTGGACTTAAAAAACTACAGTTGTATGTTCCTAATACTTAGATGTTAGATAATAACCGGAGCAGGGACTGTTGATTTTAGTTGGTTAGACTACAAAATGTGTTTCAACAAAACCTTTAATAGTCTATGTGCAgtacataaaaaaatcatatcagAGTTTGAATTTTAAAACAGCCTTCTGTGGTTTAAGGGGTTGAATATGAGAGAATGTTTAGGCAGCTAGAGTATGTAGTTACAGATTATGTTTCAGTGCTATTTCATACTACATCTTATTCTTTGAAATGCTTTGCTACACAATTTGAACTACACAAATACTGTAAAGGATTTCCccctcctttttttaaactttggttATTGGATTTTGCATGAATATACAATTGTGTAACCAGAGCATTTATAGAAAGTTTATATTATTTCCTTTATACAAAGACATTATAAAAAGTGACAGTTGACATATTGCTAAACACCAAAACAGCCTACAAAGACTGAGAAAACTAGGATTCCTTTATTTCCTTCTTCAGTGGACTCTGATATTTATTAGACTGACTGATAACAGCCTTGCTCTTGTTTTGTACTTTAAGCGTTACCATTAAGAGGTCAACAACAGTAGGGGGTGAGACGCATAACATACATCATAGGGCTCACTAAAACTTGGCAAGCTGTGTTTATGTCTGGACCATCTACTGTGTTAGGAGCTGAGGCTCCATCAAGTCACAAAAGCTGATATTATATTGTGTTTACATGTGAAATTGGTAACCAGTAAACAAGCTAAACTCACCTTCCCCAGTTCAGCCACACAAGGAATTACACGAGTTGGCATCCAGCAAGGATTTACAGTAAATGGGGATGTACTGGATGGGTTTAAGCTGCTGGTACAATCAGCTCTATTATCGCCTTCTCACAGCATATCTAGCTGTTGTTTCTAACGGGCACATATATTCAATacataaatgtatattataaataaatgtaaagggGCATAAATTGATGAGACTGATGTTGCAGTAGACATCATAATCTTAATCCAAAGTATCACTTTAAAGTAGCAAGGAAACATAAAGAGCAATTCAAATGATAAAACATGGATTTATCAAACTAATATTCACTATTATAACACCTTATCCTAAGAATATATCCTGATACTAATACAATATTCAATTCAACTCAAGTTAAATCTGATAAAAGGGCCTAAAGTGACCATCACAACATATAAACTTACCAGTAGATGACTGAAGGTGCTTCTCCACTGGCAGGTATAAACAAAGAGCTCTGTGTGGACAGTACGCGTGAAGTTTATATTGACCTGACCAGGTCTATTTCTGCTCTTACCACTTGAGCTTCATCCCATTACAGTCTTTGCTTGATGTCGATGCCTGTTAATCCATCATTAACATGCTGCGAGAGAGGTTTGTTTTGCATAAGAGATTGCTTACTCATGTCAGACATAGGCTACTGTTCACACTAGGAAACATTGTTAATTTGATATGTGGTAACATATCACACAAAACCAGTACAGAAGCCAATAACCTCTCTCTACACTTATAATCATTTGATTAAAATACAGAAAGGTTCAATTGTATACCAGAGGagggaaataaatgaaatacaggGAAAGTAAAATGATCTACTATTGATTAAACCTGGTAAAAAGAGCAGTTTACtttgtacaaaaatgtattggAAATGTTCATAATACACacaaataatgaaacatgttATATTAATATGCCTATAAACTGTGGTGGGCAGGGCCCTTGGGTGCACTGACATCAGCTGTTAAATGATCCTTGATGCAACACGCACACTCATAGTGTTTCTCGTATTTGATAGATAATATAATTTGTCAGTGCGGAATTATGATGGTGAACCTTGTAGTAATTCTCTAATCCTGTAAATATGCAACCAACCCATATTAGTGATTGGTAACGTTAGTCTGTCATGTATAAATTACCACCAGCTATTTTTAGATCTATACCCAGATGTGAATTCAGATTATTTTTAGTATAAGGAAACATTCCTCTTAATAGGTAGCTGTTTATCATCTCCACTCCTGGAATGTGAGGGGTGAAAGGGTTCCTCCGTCCGCATCTCTTCACTGGTACCCCATCTACCTAAAAAATGTGCCCTCTTTGCATGCCGTGACCCAGAAAATAGGGTCCTTGCTGGATAATAATCAAAAACAGCCAGCGTTTCAGCTCAGTCTGCAGCCTTGCTGACACCTTCAACACCTGGTTCCTATAACACTGCAGGGAGAAACATTTTTCCCATGTTCTCCCGTAGTTGACCTAAACGTAAAACAGTTGACAATAAAAAAGGTCTGAGGCTGCATGCACGCAATCATAGGGCAATAAAGGTGAATCCCAAAAAAACTTTAGGAATTGATCCAGGAGAAATCTATTTTTTGTTAATCTGATGTTCGCTCATCTCTAAAAATGCAATTTTGAATTTTTAGAGTGATTTATAAACTTCAAGGTGAAGCAGCAGGTCCATATAACCGGCTCACGATGTGGTCTTGTGTAAAGTTTTGTGGTACTGATCAAAGCATGGAGCCCTAAACTAAAGAGATAAACAGGTGCAGGCGATAAACTGTTTTACAGAAAGCTGAGGTATAATGGATGAAACCGTTAACGACTGGGAACCAACAGGTCTGAGAGCTGGGTTGAGTTTTGTTTGAGGAAACAGGATTGGTGTGAATGATGTCTTATTGTAGCTCGTTCAACAGAAAAGCTCAAAGGGGGATGTGGATTAGATATTTCCTCAGTCTAAAGTAATATACAATCATGAGCATGCAACAAGTGTGTGAGGAATGGAAACTCCAATTGAAAAGAATAACTGCATGAGGCATGTTTTGCCTTTCAGCAATCGTCATGGTTAACAAACAGCAGATGTTAAATCCTACTTGGGATTTTGTATTATTgtcttctgtggacacaagtgATCACTGTTTCCAGTCCATTTGTATTAAAAGCTGCTATACTTAATGCTTGTATATAACAATACATTATGTGAATACGTGCAATGTGAATAGTGGCACTTGTATTGACAAACCTACAGATAATTACTACCCGAGGCTGCagaattttacatttttcagctcattgttttggttttatgccCCACGACTttgctgttttggttcagttcCACCACTCTTATCAGTGTTTTTAGCCAAAGcatgctgttttcagtgaaaaagctcaccgtaaaaacccactgtacactacatgCCCAGCTCCAAACAGCAGACAAGACACAGTCAGCGTTTAGCCGGTTAACATAGTGGAGCGtttgcagctaaagagacagacatttcCCCCCCAGGTTTGgtagagacaaaaacaaaaaagagctAAAAGAGATTGAATATTGGACTGCTATTTATCAGCTGGCCAGAAACacaattgtaaatgaatgatgttGCTCcctgtctgctggatgtgtaaataggtaTATAACACATTCCTCATGTTCACTTTACAGCTTGTTGCTGCCTCCACGTGGCAAAACATATTAATTAATGTAGACCTATGGTGCAGGCTCAAAGAGTTTCTCTATTTTTACGTATTGCAAAATTTTGTAGTGGGAGTTGCACATTCATGTATAAgtcattacattatttttaGATAATCACATATTTAAATACAATCTTAAATTAGATGAATTTCCATATAAAAGTAGCCcattttgtataaaaataatTACCAAGACAGAAACATTTCACTCACACTCTTTTCGAAACCACCCCAGTGACGgttctagaccatttcaaatAGTTTTTGGTGTACCAAATATATGAAGCACAAGTGTTACATACCATCAGCGCTCTATATTTTTGGTTGTACAAAAGACTAACAATActaacaataaacacaagaatactcattcagtgttaacctacattttatttatcaaacacatcaataatttccctcaaggtgggattaaaaatgtatgaaaatatttgccacAGCTATAAAGAGGCCGGGGGGGGGACTaccacccacgcacgcacgcgcacacacacacacacacacacacacacacacacacacacacacacacacacacacacacacacacacacacactggggtgCAGACGGTGCGCACAGATGTGGGAACACGTTGTTTCTCCTAGCTTCTCCGAGCAGCCCTACGGGCGCACCACTTCCTCTCACGTTTGGATTCCTTCACTTTTAGAGTTTCTCCGGTTACTGCTGCGGGTACCACCAGAGTGCTGGGCTGGACTAAGATACACCTCACCTCAGCATCTTTCCAAACTACCAGATAAATAAGaagatcttttttttgtcttgctctTGTAACTCCTACTTACTTGCAACAAAGTTCATTCCTCTTTTTGCTGCACCAACTGAGCTGCGACACTGAAGTTACCTGCGCTGTAAGAGCTCGTCCCCAGTGTAAAGAGTCACGGATGGAGCTTTGAATTCTTATTTCTTACTACTACAAAAACAGTGGATATTGGCATACTCGAAGATCCAAGGCGCTGTGCGCTCAAAGGGAACTTGGGGGCAAATGCCATTGCGATGCTGTGGATGTGACTTCAAACAACAGCTTCACAACGGTAGAGTCCTGTAAACCACAATGAAAGGTaggcaaaaaaagaacaattatttaacaaaatTAACTGAAGCGCACGCCGAGGTTGATCACTTGGTCAATTTTCTGCTCGCACAACATTCCTCTAGCACtttctttgtcacttttctgcCTCTTTCTCTTGGACAGAGACGTGAGGAATGCGTGGGCTACAACTCGCGTCTGACATCTGGTTTCAATTAGGGGACTCTGCATGGGATTGTTTTGcatctggctgctgctgcacatCAAACACTAACTTACAATAGCAGAAAATTCACAACAAAGCCAAGAAAACATGATTATACCTTCACCAAGAGAACAAGTCCGTAGTCACTTTGTGTTAGTAATTAAATATTTACTTTCAAAGtgctttctttttaattttttcttgcGCTTGAACGCGTTAGGCCAAAGTTTGTCttggttttaagaaataaagagcactaaaggaaacactgagtCGGGCTTAACTCCCGTGCAACAACGCTTTAATGTGGTTAAACTCCGCGCGC
This is a stretch of genomic DNA from Sander vitreus isolate 19-12246 chromosome 12, sanVit1, whole genome shotgun sequence. It encodes these proteins:
- the clul1 gene encoding clusterin-like protein 1, which gives rise to MKLLLGLVVLVVTLGVLYSAPEDQPRGVSEDTLKQLSLNGEKLVDEEVRRALYGVKQMREVMWRNEQKHGHLMKSLRHSSDKKKGADQLAKEVTEKLEEAEEQCKDSLQSEWEECRPCLKDACKSFYTSTCRRGFGAFHAKVENFFRRVSRRFGPREPSMDSGDILVNQGPDQTDTEVDRIEDSFNRLTSRVGMLVNRSIALVSRMSSRLDKVLQKSFLNNSNILTEETTADPYNPSRDSGFLQGVGLEDVLDSFFDFGKSVVEEFGAVVTQVFDDIHEAVEEEKKKARDIFPRFLQNRKLCRDLRKQTSECWQLQNQCEACQGALLTECPSVRELHVELDEVSQLLDVSKEQFDEILSIVQHHTDETVNWLSTMASEFSWVAPAVSNSSSTENIFRITMVAPKSQDELNASVTETKVEVHILNSPPILLSVPGALQLQDPAFIQYVAQEALNKYKEMVRYEDE